The Lagopus muta isolate bLagMut1 chromosome 4, bLagMut1 primary, whole genome shotgun sequence genome has a window encoding:
- the RWDD4 gene encoding RWD domain-containing protein 4 isoform X1 produces MAANEDQEMELEALRSIYEGDGCFRELSPVSFQYRIGENGDPKAFLIEVSWPETYPQTAPVISMDAFFNNTISAAIKQSILDKLMVEVEANLGTAMTYTLFEYAKDNKESFMENQPVNTVTSVSNNISIGTSDVPANKKKDKKEQLSKTQKRKLADKTDHKGELPRGWNWVDVIKHVSIIKLSFNIKKICKQ; encoded by the exons ATGGCGGCCAATGAGGACCAGGAG ATGGAACTGGAGGCGCTGCGCTCGATCTACGAAGGAGACGGCTGCTTCAGGGAGCTCAGCCCGGTGTCCTTCCAGTACAGG ataGGAGAAAATGGAGATCCCAAAGCCTTTCTAATAGAGGTTTCTTGGCCAGAAACATATCCACAAACAGCACCAGTCATATCAATGGATGCTTTCTTCAACAACACGAT atctgcaGCTATTAAACAAAGTATATTGGATAAATTAATGGTGGAAGTCGAAGCTAATCTTGGAACTGCTATGACATACACACTTTTTGAATATGCCAAAGACAATAAAGAATCGTTCATGGAAAATCAGCCTGTTAACACTGTG ACTTCAGTAAGCAATAATATTTCTATTGGAACTTCTGATGTGccagcaaataagaaaaaagacaaaaaggaacAGTTATCCAAAACCCAGAAAAGAAAGCTAGCCGACAAAACAG ATCACAAAGGAGAGCTTCCTCGAGGATGGAACTGGGTGGACGTCATTAAG CATGTAAGTATTATCAAGTTatcttttaatattaaaaagattTGCAAGCAATAA
- the RWDD4 gene encoding RWD domain-containing protein 4 isoform X2, giving the protein MAANEDQEMELEALRSIYEGDGCFRELSPVSFQYRIGENGDPKAFLIEVSWPETYPQTAPVISMDAFFNNTISAAIKQSILDKLMVEVEANLGTAMTYTLFEYAKDNKESFMENQPVNTVTSVSNNISIGTSDVPANKKKDKKEQLSKTQKRKLADKTDHKGELPRGWNWVDVIKMSLPVACTLHE; this is encoded by the exons ATGGCGGCCAATGAGGACCAGGAG ATGGAACTGGAGGCGCTGCGCTCGATCTACGAAGGAGACGGCTGCTTCAGGGAGCTCAGCCCGGTGTCCTTCCAGTACAGG ataGGAGAAAATGGAGATCCCAAAGCCTTTCTAATAGAGGTTTCTTGGCCAGAAACATATCCACAAACAGCACCAGTCATATCAATGGATGCTTTCTTCAACAACACGAT atctgcaGCTATTAAACAAAGTATATTGGATAAATTAATGGTGGAAGTCGAAGCTAATCTTGGAACTGCTATGACATACACACTTTTTGAATATGCCAAAGACAATAAAGAATCGTTCATGGAAAATCAGCCTGTTAACACTGTG ACTTCAGTAAGCAATAATATTTCTATTGGAACTTCTGATGTGccagcaaataagaaaaaagacaaaaaggaacAGTTATCCAAAACCCAGAAAAGAAAGCTAGCCGACAAAACAG ATCACAAAGGAGAGCTTCCTCGAGGATGGAACTGGGTGGACGTCATTAAG ATGTCATTGCCAGTGGCATGTACCCTGCATGAGTAA